In Nocardia sputorum, a single genomic region encodes these proteins:
- a CDS encoding MFS transporter, protein MAMSTFHSAAPARTRTGDPSARAHTGRTLPFFVLAALLATGQMYVPIPLFTAMRADWGVGSAAMTWIISAFAFGYAGGFVLFGPLSDRYGHRRVLVTGMLVAAVVTLLTGLAFSAPLAVGLRVAQGLVVGSIPPAIMAYVATRIAPAHRAVATMSVATSFLAATVVAQIVSQWMVGAFPWRTVFVASALGFAVLALALWSALLADAPTGRDKPLRHSYAAIPAVLRIRALVPMLIAGAMSMAVMVGVYTGLELTGVVRGSGELLALRAGALPVMVALPLLAVPLARLSKHGQIVLGVLIAAAAMVIATFEGAHPVVLAVLLAVLVGGLGIIAPAVLQSAGELGGESRAAAMSVAMFSFYVGATIGPLVAAAAAPHGFAALAWTLALLLVAALGMTVVGLRMQRRAQAA, encoded by the coding sequence ATGGCAATGTCCACCTTCCACTCCGCGGCTCCGGCCCGGACGCGCACCGGCGACCCCTCGGCGCGTGCCCACACCGGGCGCACCCTGCCCTTCTTCGTCCTGGCAGCCCTGCTGGCCACCGGCCAGATGTACGTTCCGATCCCGCTTTTCACCGCCATGCGGGCCGACTGGGGCGTCGGCTCGGCGGCGATGACCTGGATCATCAGCGCCTTCGCCTTCGGATACGCCGGTGGGTTCGTCCTGTTCGGCCCACTCTCGGATCGCTACGGTCACCGGCGGGTGCTGGTCACCGGGATGCTGGTCGCCGCAGTGGTCACACTGTTGACCGGTTTGGCGTTCAGCGCGCCGCTGGCCGTCGGTCTGCGCGTGGCGCAGGGCCTGGTGGTCGGCTCGATTCCGCCCGCGATCATGGCCTATGTGGCGACGCGCATCGCGCCCGCGCACCGTGCCGTGGCCACCATGTCGGTGGCCACGTCGTTCCTCGCGGCGACGGTGGTCGCGCAGATCGTGTCCCAATGGATGGTCGGCGCGTTCCCGTGGCGCACGGTATTCGTCGCCTCCGCGCTCGGCTTCGCCGTGCTCGCGCTCGCGCTGTGGTCCGCGCTGCTGGCCGACGCGCCCACCGGCCGGGACAAACCGCTGCGGCACAGCTACGCCGCGATTCCCGCGGTGCTGCGCATCCGGGCGCTGGTGCCGATGCTGATCGCGGGCGCGATGAGCATGGCGGTGATGGTCGGGGTGTACACCGGCCTGGAACTGACCGGCGTGGTCCGGGGTTCCGGTGAACTGCTCGCGTTGCGCGCGGGCGCGCTGCCGGTGATGGTCGCGCTTCCGCTGCTCGCGGTGCCGCTGGCCAGGCTGTCCAAGCACGGGCAGATCGTGCTGGGCGTGCTGATCGCCGCCGCGGCGATGGTCATCGCGACCTTCGAGGGCGCCCATCCGGTCGTCCTGGCCGTCTTGCTCGCCGTTCTGGTCGGCGGTCTGGGCATCATCGCACCGGCGGTGTTGCAGAGCGCGGGCGAGCTGGGCGGCGAATCCCGCGCCGCCGCCATGTCGGTCGCGATGTTCAGCTTCTATGTGGGCGCGACCATCGGTCCCTTGGTCGCGGCCGCCGCCGCACCCCACGGTTTCGCGGCTCTGGCCTGGACGCTGGCACTGCTGCTCGTCGCAGCGCTGGGGATGACGGTGGTCGGTCTCCGTATGCAACGCCGGGCGCAAGCCGCCTGA